GCACAAACAGACGCTGTAGCGATTAATGCTGCTTTAGCTTTGATTGTCGGGGGAATGTTTCCCCCTGGAGATTATCTACAGGGGTTAACTAAAGCACAAGAGGTACTCAGTAGTGGTGCAGCTTGGCTGAAATTACAAGAGTTAGGAGAATTTCTAGCTTAGGTGATTAAGATAGCCATCTGGCTGCGTCTTTAGCGTGGTAGGTGAGGATTAAATCAGCTCCCGCGCGTTTAAAGCTGGTTAGGGTTTCTAGGGTAATGGCTTTTTCGTCAACCCAACCATTGAGCGCTGCTGCTTTAATCAGGGAATATTCACCTGAGACGTTGTAGGCTGCTACGGGAAGGTTGGTTATTTCTTTGACTCTCCAGATGATGTCTAGATAAGCTAAGGCGGGTTTAACCATTAACATATCTGCACCTTCGCTGATGTCTAATTCTACTTCTTTGAGTGCTTCTCGCCCATTAGCAGGATCCATTTGATAGGTGCGGCGATCGCCGAATTGGGGGGAGGATTCTGCTGCGTCTCGAAATGGTCCATAGTAAGCAGAGGAGTATTTAGCTGCATAAGAGAGAATAGGTGTCTCAGTGAAACCTGCTTCATCTAAAGCTGTACGAATTGTGGTTACAAAACCATCCATCATTCCCGAAGGCGCAATAATATCAGCTCCCGCGCGAGCTTGAGAAACTGCGGTTTTTTTCAACAGTTCTAGGGTAGGATCGTTGAGGACTCTACCAGTTAAATCGCCAACTTCAAGATAACCACAATGACCGTGGGGTGTATATTCGCATAAACAGGTATCGGCTATCACGATTAAATCGGGAATCACTTCTTTAATGGCTGTGGCTGCTTTTTGCACTATACCATGATCGTGCCACGCTCCTTGGGCTTCTGTGTCTTTGACTTCGGGTATGCCAAATAAGATAACAGCAGGAATACCTAGGTCATATACTTCCTGAGCTTCGGTGACGATTTTATCTACAGAAAGTTGGTAAACTCCTGGCATTGATTTGACTTCTTTGGCTACTCCTTCTCCTGGAACAGCAAACAAAGGGTAAACTAAGTCATTGGTGGTAACTACGGTTTCGCGCACCATCCGACGTAGTTGAGGATGTTGACGCAAACGACGAGGACGATTAATCGGAAACATATTATTTGCATTTTAACAAGTCATTTCTTTAGTTTAGGGCGATGGCGATTACCAAGGCAATAATTTGTTACATTACTTGTTGACATTACTAAAAAATTGTGTATATAATAAGAATAGGCTCAAGGGGCCGTAACGGTATCGACAGGTTGGCGAAAGCTGAACCGTGATGCAGGTCGAGAGGGAGTTGTCTCTCGTAAATAAAAGACTCAAACAAAACGTAACTGCGAATAACATCGTACCTTTTGCTCGTAAAGCAGCAGCTGTTGCTTAATAACCTCTAATCGGTTCGAGCGTTCGTAGTCTGACTCCGTTAAGGGCTACGGACAAACCCCAACGGATGCACCCACTAGTTACCTCTGGTTGACTAGTTCGGTAAAGACTTTACCAGAGACTCCCATCGCTAGGAACAAGTAGCGTTTCCTGCTCTGAGGATTAGAAGGGCTAAACCTGTGAATGAACGTCAAGTAAATACCCAATTTGGACAGCAGTTCGACTCTGCTCGGCTCCATTATAAATCTAAGATACGTTGATATTGAGCAGCTAAACTCTCCCAAGTGTAGTCTGCTTCAATCATTCGACGTGCGTTAACAGATAGTGTAGCTCTGAGTTGCTCATCTGTAAAAAGCTTATTTATACTAGTGACATATTCTGAGATAGTATTAGCTCGTAAAGCTAGTAAAGGCTGTTCTACTTTAAGTCCTTCCAAACCGCGATCGCTTCCTACTACTGGTGTGCCCGCTGCCATATATTCTAGAGTTTTAATCTTCATACCAAAACCACTACGCAGAGGGGCTATAGCTACGGTAGCTTGATGGAGGTATTCTACCACACTAGGAACTCTACCAGTAACGGTGATTCCTGGAGATTGTTGAGTTAAAGCGATTACCTCGGGAGTAGGATTAGCGCCAACGATGGTTAAACTAGTTGCGGGAAAATCCTGCTGTAATAAAGGTAAAATTTCCCGGGCAAAAAAACACACAGCATCGATATTGACTAGATAGTCTAATCCTCCCACAAAAATGAGGTTATAGCCTCCTGGATCACGATTACGGTAAGGAAATAAGCTCAAATCTACTCCATTGGGAACAATGGTAATAGGGGTAGTAGGGGCAAATAAACTCATTTGTTCTGCATCTTCGTCAGTGGTAACGATAATCTGACTAAATTTAGTTAAGATTTGTTGTTCATAACGACGTAATAGGGGTAAATAAAGGCGATCGCGCCAAGGATATTCAGAGGTTTTAGTGACTAAACCATTTTGACAGGTTTTAAAGACAGAACTATGAATATTAATTAGGGTTTTTAGTTGTTGTTTCCACTCAGGGCGAATATAAATTTCATTAACACTATGTTCACAGGTAATTAGTTCAAACTTCTGCTGGAAAATAGCCTGATCTAACCAATCTTGAATATGGGGATTATAGAGAGATTTAACATGAGGAGGAATTCCCTGATACCAAGCTTTGATCAAGCGATTAATCTTACTCCAAGGATAATTAGTTACAGGTTGATTGGGTAAGAAAACTTGTAAATCATGGACGTATTCCCGCAAATTTTTAATATCTATTTCAGTGACTGTCTTAGCAACTTGCGTAATGAGAGTAACCTGATG
The sequence above is drawn from the Gloeocapsa sp. DLM2.Bin57 genome and encodes:
- the hemB gene encoding porphobilinogen synthase codes for the protein MFPINRPRRLRQHPQLRRMVRETVVTTNDLVYPLFAVPGEGVAKEVKSMPGVYQLSVDKIVTEAQEVYDLGIPAVILFGIPEVKDTEAQGAWHDHGIVQKAATAIKEVIPDLIVIADTCLCEYTPHGHCGYLEVGDLTGRVLNDPTLELLKKTAVSQARAGADIIAPSGMMDGFVTTIRTALDEAGFTETPILSYAAKYSSAYYGPFRDAAESSPQFGDRRTYQMDPANGREALKEVELDISEGADMLMVKPALAYLDIIWRVKEITNLPVAAYNVSGEYSLIKAAALNGWVDEKAITLETLTSFKRAGADLILTYHAKDAARWLS